The Girardinichthys multiradiatus isolate DD_20200921_A chromosome 23, DD_fGirMul_XY1, whole genome shotgun sequence DNA segment AATAACGGCTAAAACCGAAATCAAAACAGTCATCTGGAAATTGTTCAGTGCAATTCAATTTACTTTATAGATTCTTCTTTCTAGAATATTTTCATCCTCTTACCGCCCACTGCCCTCCCCCCCTTTAATGGGCGCTGGGATGGCTGGTCTTTTGACAGTGGACAGTATTTTATCGTGTGGGCATTGTCCCCGTTGGCGCTGCAGAGCGGGCAGGTGTAAGCCCTCAGAATCGGACACACAACCCTGCCGTCCGGAGTTTTCAGGACGTGGGAACCGAACACCTCCTCCGGCGCTCCGTTATTCCGGCAGAACACGCAGATTTTGGGCTCCTGTTTGCCCCTGGAAGCGGGTTTGCGCATCTTCCTCTCCACGCCAAAGAGATCAAACCCCGCGAAACTTCCACCAAAGCCCATCTCCCGCTCCGGCAGCTGGCTTTGGAACGGGCTCAGGATGGAGAAGCGCTCCTTCAGGTCCAGGATGGAGGGTGGCGGGGGGCTCCCGGACGGGCAGCAGCAGTCCAGGTGTGCACTCTCTCCGGTGCCGCCTGCGATTACGCACGGACACGCCGGGGAATCGTCCAAACCCAGAGTTGCTTTCAGGGACTCGGTGATGGAGTTCGGATTCTGGGGCATGTTGAGCTTATTATTCTTCGTAACCAATGTCGTGAGTCCAAGATAATCGTTCCAGAAATTGAAGGTATAATCATAGGGGTTGCGTGCATTCAAATAGTTGTGATTGAGAAAATCCATGGTCACTTGTGGTTGTTTGTTTGCCGTCAAAAGATGAAACAGCCAGTGTAATCCGTTGGGTCAGAGTAGCCAGAGTTCACCCCCAGGAATACCTCATGTACTGCGATGTGGTCTCCAGTGTTCCTGTTTTGTTTGAGCGTCCTGCAAACTGGCTTTCTGGTTATATGGACCAGGAGGGCGGGGC contains these protein-coding regions:
- the nanos1 gene encoding nanos homolog 1 translates to MDFLNHNYLNARNPYDYTFNFWNDYLGLTTLVTKNNKLNMPQNPNSITESLKATLGLDDSPACPCVIAGGTGESAHLDCCCPSGSPPPPSILDLKERFSILSPFQSQLPEREMGFGGSFAGFDLFGVERKMRKPASRGKQEPKICVFCRNNGAPEEVFGSHVLKTPDGRVVCPILRAYTCPLCSANGDNAHTIKYCPLSKDQPSQRPLKGGRAVGGKRMKIF